From Bacillus cereus group sp. RP43, the proteins below share one genomic window:
- a CDS encoding IS4 family transposase: protein MSVSVSDELQLFAQEIQSFLSPNTLRNLARDVGFVQRTSKYQAKDLVALCVWVSQNVAMTSLTQLSSCLEAATAVLISPEGLNQRFNKAAVQLLQHLLAELLSKKLTSSMPISSPYTSVFKRIRILDSTAFQLPDPFSSVYPGAGGCSHTAGVKIQLEYDLLSGQFLHIHTVPGKQHDRTYGSLCVPTVTANDLCIRDLGYFHLKDLQHIQDKKAYYISRIKSNTRIYQKNPTPDYFQDGRIKKGTEYIQIDMEALMNSLQPGQTCEISDAYVGMTDKVPTRVIVHQLTKEQQQKRLQDQAVREKKKGMKYSPRSKRLNGINVYMTNTPTDIVPMGQVHDWYSLRWQIEILFKTWKSFFHIQYCKKIKRERLECHLYGQLIAILLCSSTMFQMRQLLLMKKKRELSEYKAIYMIKDYFLLIYQAIQKDTQELSKILIRLFNLLQQNGRKSHRYEKKTVFDILGVVYTCTVSDDQAA, encoded by the coding sequence ATGTCTGTTTCTGTGTCTGATGAATTACAACTATTTGCTCAAGAGATTCAAAGTTTTTTATCTCCAAATACCTTACGGAATCTTGCTAGAGATGTTGGTTTCGTACAACGAACCAGTAAGTACCAAGCAAAAGATTTAGTCGCTTTATGTGTATGGGTGAGCCAAAATGTAGCTATGACTTCTTTAACTCAATTATCTAGCTGTTTAGAAGCAGCAACAGCAGTACTTATTAGTCCTGAGGGACTGAATCAACGATTTAATAAGGCGGCCGTCCAACTTTTACAACACCTACTAGCCGAACTATTAAGCAAAAAATTGACCTCATCTATGCCGATTTCTTCTCCATATACTTCTGTTTTCAAGCGTATTCGTATTTTAGATTCGACTGCATTTCAACTTCCAGATCCTTTTTCATCCGTTTATCCAGGTGCAGGGGGATGCAGCCATACAGCGGGAGTAAAGATTCAGCTTGAGTATGATTTATTAAGTGGACAGTTCCTTCATATTCATACGGTTCCAGGGAAACAACATGATCGAACCTACGGTTCCCTGTGTGTTCCAACTGTGACAGCGAATGATTTATGTATCCGAGATTTAGGGTATTTTCATTTGAAAGATCTTCAACACATACAAGATAAAAAGGCTTACTATATCTCTCGTATTAAATCAAATACACGTATTTATCAAAAAAATCCCACCCCTGATTATTTTCAAGATGGAAGAATCAAGAAAGGTACAGAGTATATACAGATAGATATGGAGGCCTTAATGAACTCTCTTCAACCCGGACAAACATGTGAAATATCCGACGCTTATGTAGGAATGACTGATAAAGTACCAACTCGCGTGATTGTTCATCAGCTAACAAAAGAACAACAACAAAAACGATTACAAGATCAAGCTGTAAGAGAGAAAAAGAAGGGAATGAAGTATTCCCCTCGTAGTAAACGTCTCAATGGTATCAATGTATATATGACAAACACCCCTACAGATATTGTCCCGATGGGACAAGTACATGATTGGTATTCTTTACGTTGGCAAATCGAGATTTTATTTAAAACGTGGAAATCATTCTTTCATATTCAGTATTGTAAAAAGATAAAACGAGAAAGATTGGAATGCCATTTATATGGGCAACTGATCGCCATTCTACTCTGTTCTTCTACTATGTTTCAAATGCGACAATTACTTCTTATGAAAAAGAAACGAGAACTGAGTGAATATAAGGCCATATATATGATTAAAGATTATTTTCTTCTTATTTATCAAGCCATACAGAAAGACACCCAAGAACTATCAAAAATTCTCATTCGCCTGTTCAACCTCCTACAGCAAAACGGGAGAAAATCTCATCGGTATGAGAAAAAAACAGTCTTTGATATATTAGGTGTCGTTTACACTTGTACCGTGTCTGATGATCAAGCGGCCTAA
- a CDS encoding FtsX-like permease family protein: MNFIKRSFLSLKSRKGKSLILLAIFLVVINLVFAGFTIQSASSKATDLARQQLGANVNLKIDINKYINSDQNTGGARTVPAIEEKEADKLKNSKYLDHYNYLKSANAELKELHYVESLGGAQSFGPNNNLNFTLQGVRDFSLLEAAQDRKLKLVEGKGITPKTVGKNVAMIEKRLAEKNNLKVGDKLQIGEVMEEELTTKDLEIIGIYKSEEDSSSFGGQSFALLEPANQIYVPYSVMNSLENAMYSLKDPKDIAAFKEEAKKLGLPDYYELDAQDMVYKQMIGPIENIASFSKMIVIIASIAGATILGLIIMLSIKERRKEMGILLSIGEKKWKLMGQLLVEIVCIAILAFGLSLSTGEKISQKIGDNLLSNEIAKNEYKSEDPIALLSGNPTVEVDPVDNIDISISTEGIGKIGGLGLGIAMLATLLPALSILRLNPKQILLKDE; the protein is encoded by the coding sequence ATGAATTTTATCAAGCGATCATTTTTAAGTTTAAAATCAAGAAAGGGAAAGTCACTTATATTACTTGCTATTTTTCTAGTTGTAATTAATTTGGTGTTTGCTGGTTTTACCATTCAAAGTGCATCAAGTAAAGCTACCGACTTGGCCAGACAACAATTAGGAGCGAATGTTAACTTAAAAATAGATATAAACAAATATATAAACAGTGATCAAAATACTGGTGGAGCAAGAACGGTACCTGCTATCGAAGAGAAAGAAGCTGATAAATTAAAGAACTCTAAGTATTTAGACCACTATAATTATCTAAAAAGTGCTAATGCTGAGCTGAAAGAGCTCCATTATGTCGAATCACTTGGAGGAGCTCAATCATTTGGCCCAAATAATAATTTAAATTTCACTTTACAGGGTGTTAGAGATTTTTCTTTATTAGAAGCTGCTCAAGACAGAAAATTAAAACTAGTTGAAGGAAAGGGAATTACGCCAAAAACAGTAGGGAAAAACGTTGCTATGATTGAAAAAAGGCTAGCTGAAAAAAACAATTTAAAAGTGGGTGATAAACTGCAAATAGGTGAAGTAATGGAAGAGGAACTTACCACGAAAGATCTGGAAATTATAGGAATATATAAGTCTGAAGAAGACTCCTCATCTTTTGGAGGACAATCTTTTGCTTTATTAGAGCCTGCTAATCAAATATATGTACCGTATTCTGTTATGAATTCATTGGAAAATGCAATGTATTCATTAAAGGACCCTAAGGATATTGCTGCATTTAAGGAGGAAGCAAAAAAATTAGGATTACCAGATTACTATGAATTGGATGCACAAGATATGGTATATAAACAAATGATTGGTCCAATCGAAAATATTGCATCTTTTTCGAAAATGATTGTAATTATAGCCTCCATTGCAGGTGCAACTATTTTAGGATTAATTATCATGTTATCTATTAAGGAACGAAGAAAAGAAATGGGAATTTTGTTATCTATAGGCGAGAAAAAGTGGAAGCTAATGGGCCAATTACTAGTTGAGATAGTGTGTATTGCTATATTAGCATTTGGTTTATCTTTATCAACAGGAGAGAAAATTTCTCAAAAAATCGGTGATAATCTATTATCTAATGAAATAGCAAAGAATGAATATAAATCGGAAGACCCTATAGCACTACTTAGTGGTAATCCTACTGTAGAAGTAGATCCAGTAGATAATATCGATATAAGTATTTCAACTGAGGGTATAGGAAAAATAGGGGGGCTTGGATTAGGGATCGCTATGCTGGCAACGCTTCTTCCAGCATTATCTATTCTACGCTTAAATCCAAAACAGATCCTTTTAAAAGATGAATAA
- a CDS encoding ATP-binding cassette domain-containing protein, with protein METILQFKNLNYYYESNGKKVTILDNVDFSFQTGHFYTILGPSGSGKTTTLSLGCGLDIPKNGYVLYKGKDIRKIGLDRYRNQYVSVIFQSYNLITYMTALQNVLTAMEITGVKVQNKKAKALELLEKVGLTEIEAKRNVLQLSGGQQQRVAIARALSCNVELLIADEPTGNLDGETAKEIIELFQELAHQENKCVIVVTHSQEVAKKSDRAVYLSKKKLVVKDINNNVIPVM; from the coding sequence ATGGAGACGATTTTACAATTTAAAAACTTAAATTATTATTATGAAAGTAACGGAAAAAAAGTAACAATACTAGATAATGTTGATTTTTCTTTTCAAACAGGACATTTCTATACCATTTTAGGTCCATCTGGATCTGGTAAAACCACAACGCTTAGCTTAGGTTGTGGGCTGGATATACCTAAAAATGGTTATGTACTGTATAAGGGCAAGGATATTCGGAAAATTGGTTTGGATCGATACCGTAATCAATATGTATCTGTGATTTTCCAATCTTATAATTTGATTACCTATATGACGGCTCTTCAGAATGTACTAACGGCAATGGAAATTACAGGTGTTAAAGTACAGAATAAAAAAGCAAAAGCATTAGAACTATTAGAGAAAGTAGGACTCACAGAAATAGAAGCGAAACGAAATGTCCTGCAACTAAGTGGTGGACAACAACAACGTGTAGCAATTGCTCGAGCACTATCCTGCAATGTTGAATTGCTTATTGCTGATGAGCCCACAGGAAACCTTGATGGAGAAACAGCAAAAGAGATTATTGAGTTGTTTCAGGAGCTCGCCCATCAAGAGAATAAATGTGTAATTGTTGTTACGCATTCACAAGAAGTTGCAAAAAAATCGGATCGAGCAGTTTATTTAAGTAAAAAGAAGTTAGTAGTAAAAGATATTAATAATAATGTGATTCCTGTCATGTAG
- a CDS encoding IS3 family transposase, which produces MISSPLYNHQRLQKKFNNLSPFQYRTQVA; this is translated from the coding sequence ATGATATCATCCCCCTTGTATAATCATCAAAGGTTGCAAAAAAAATTTAATAACCTGAGTCCATTTCAATATAGGACCCAGGTCGCTTAG
- a CDS encoding IS4 family transposase gives MYLSISDELQLFAEELHQHLTPSFLENLARELNFVKRKRKFSGHDLAIICVWVSQRVASDSLVRLCSQLHAVTGTLMSPEGLNKRFNKKAVCFLKHIFSTLLKNKICETSLIPSSSTTYFQQIRILDATIFQVPKHLANVYPGSGGCAQTAGIKIQLEYDLHSGQFLNFQVEPGKNNDKTFGTECLATLRPGDLCIRDLGYYSLDDLDQMDQRGVYYISRLKLNNMVYIKNEFPEYFRNGTVKKQSQYIKVDLEHIMNTLKPGQVHEITEAYIGKDKKLFTRVIIYRLTEKQLRERKKKQVYTESKKGITYSEKSKRLTGMNIYVTNTPLEWVPMEQIHDFYSLRWQIEIIFKTWKSLFQIHHWQNIKQERLECHVYGKLIAIFLCSSTMFKMRQLILEKKQKELSEYKAIGMIQDHLYILYQAIQQNTQEVTKTLIRLFHLLQKNGRKSHRYEKKTVFDILGVVYEYNGLRRQKKSA, from the coding sequence ATGTATCTATCAATTTCTGATGAATTACAATTATTTGCTGAAGAGTTGCATCAACATCTTACTCCTTCATTTTTAGAGAATCTTGCTAGGGAACTAAATTTTGTAAAACGAAAGCGTAAATTTTCAGGTCATGATTTAGCTATTATCTGTGTCTGGGTTAGTCAACGTGTTGCGAGTGATTCATTAGTTCGACTGTGTAGTCAACTGCATGCTGTTACAGGAACTCTTATGAGTCCAGAAGGACTCAATAAACGTTTCAATAAGAAGGCAGTTTGCTTTTTAAAGCATATTTTTTCCACATTATTAAAAAATAAAATTTGTGAAACATCATTGATTCCAAGCTCTTCAACCACCTATTTTCAACAGATTCGTATTTTAGATGCAACGATTTTTCAAGTACCAAAACATTTAGCTAATGTGTATCCTGGGTCAGGTGGTTGTGCACAAACAGCGGGTATAAAGATTCAATTAGAATATGATTTACATAGCGGACAGTTTTTAAATTTTCAAGTTGAACCGGGGAAGAACAATGATAAGACCTTTGGAACAGAATGTTTAGCGACATTACGACCTGGCGATCTATGTATTCGGGATTTAGGCTATTATTCACTGGATGATTTAGATCAAATGGACCAACGTGGCGTGTATTATATATCGCGGCTTAAACTAAATAATATGGTGTATATCAAAAATGAGTTTCCTGAATACTTTCGAAATGGGACAGTAAAAAAACAATCTCAGTACATCAAAGTTGATTTAGAACACATTATGAATACGTTAAAACCAGGACAGGTCCATGAAATAACAGAAGCTTATATTGGAAAGGATAAAAAACTATTTACACGAGTTATTATATATCGATTAACTGAAAAGCAACTTCGAGAACGTAAGAAAAAACAAGTGTATACGGAAAGTAAAAAGGGTATTACGTATTCAGAGAAAAGCAAACGATTAACTGGTATGAACATTTATGTTACTAATACACCTTTGGAATGGGTTCCGATGGAACAAATACATGATTTTTACTCTCTCCGCTGGCAAATTGAAATCATTTTTAAAACTTGGAAATCCTTATTTCAAATTCATCATTGGCAAAATATCAAACAAGAGCGATTAGAATGCCATGTTTATGGAAAGCTCATTGCCATTTTTCTATGTTCTTCTACTATGTTTAAGATGCGACAATTGATTTTGGAAAAGAAACAAAAGGAATTAAGCGAATATAAAGCAATTGGAATGATTCAAGATCATTTATACATTTTGTATCAAGCCATACAACAAAACACCCAAGAAGTAACAAAGACTCTTATCCGTCTGTTCCACCTTCTACAGAAGAATGGACGAAAGTCTCACCGATATGAGAAGAAAACAGTCTTTGATATTTTGGGTGTTGTCTATGAGTATAATGGATTAAGAAGACAAAAGAAATCTGCATAA
- a CDS encoding RNA polymerase sigma factor — protein MELLIKRAQKGDEEAFIEAIDILMPQMYKVAKARLKNEEDIGDAIQETILSAFTNLKKVKEPGYFKTWITKILMNKCNDIVRKNKVLYVDDYGKVQGEQIVKENIEQKLEFDNMLSYLSVEYRLVIVLYYVNKFKTKEIAEILNEKEGTIKSRLHRARQQLKEQYLKEDWENVNNGGNLK, from the coding sequence ATGGAGCTGCTCATAAAGCGAGCTCAAAAAGGTGATGAGGAAGCCTTTATTGAAGCAATTGATATATTAATGCCACAAATGTATAAGGTGGCAAAAGCACGCTTGAAAAATGAAGAAGATATAGGTGATGCAATACAGGAAACGATTTTGTCTGCTTTTACAAATTTAAAAAAGGTAAAAGAACCAGGGTATTTTAAAACATGGATTACAAAAATATTAATGAATAAATGTAATGATATAGTACGAAAAAATAAGGTTTTATATGTGGACGATTATGGGAAAGTGCAGGGAGAACAAATCGTAAAAGAAAATATCGAACAAAAGCTTGAATTTGATAATATGCTTAGTTATTTAAGTGTGGAGTATCGTTTAGTAATCGTACTCTATTATGTAAATAAATTTAAAACAAAAGAAATTGCAGAGATTTTAAATGAAAAAGAAGGAACGATTAAATCAAGACTACATAGAGCAAGGCAACAGTTAAAAGAACAATATTTAAAAGAAGACTGGGAGAATGTAAATAATGGGGGGAATTTAAAATGA
- a CDS encoding DUF4179 domain-containing protein: MNEQFEHKLEEALNDTVTIPTSVLKKKELAFEEIRKSKKQKQTSSHKKIIAAMIAGLTIVGASVGVGVYGDSALAVVKKFFFAKDQGVQKAADNGYMQKVDENNVMKDNGVTIQIKNILYDKSKIAVSLKLKFEDKSLISKVTDIRMKYDLTDDKGRYIEKAEYTEGLTSENNKILAGSEWSIQAGEEEGEITYNLIFHPMNSIDNIDSLNFNISSISLFAPLENKDISYRTEAESQSNTVKEDIEVLHKNGMQLNKEIQGKWQGGIKLDSKFKGNQEIHFVPKQQPESVKIVSAEVLPTGTNITFERDSSGDDEEIKRQIKTIDSVILMDEKGKTYKSTLKGYSSAGDNGKTIKVKTFDVTTFDNVNHFKILLKDVDGKDIVIDLAREEKK; this comes from the coding sequence ATGAATGAACAATTCGAGCATAAATTAGAAGAAGCATTAAATGATACTGTAACAATTCCTACTAGTGTTTTGAAGAAAAAAGAACTTGCTTTTGAAGAAATTAGAAAAAGTAAGAAACAAAAACAAACATCTTCTCATAAAAAAATAATTGCAGCGATGATAGCAGGGTTAACGATTGTTGGAGCAAGTGTTGGAGTTGGCGTGTATGGTGATTCAGCATTAGCTGTAGTAAAGAAATTCTTCTTTGCGAAAGATCAGGGAGTTCAAAAGGCGGCAGATAATGGATATATGCAAAAAGTAGATGAAAATAATGTGATGAAAGATAATGGTGTTACAATCCAAATTAAAAATATACTCTATGATAAATCTAAAATAGCAGTTTCTTTAAAATTAAAATTTGAAGATAAAAGTCTAATAAGTAAAGTGACAGATATAAGAATGAAGTATGATTTAACGGATGATAAAGGACGATATATAGAGAAGGCGGAATACACAGAAGGATTAACAAGTGAAAATAATAAGATTTTAGCAGGTAGCGAATGGAGTATTCAAGCAGGTGAAGAAGAGGGAGAAATAACTTATAATTTAATATTCCATCCTATGAATTCAATTGATAACATTGATAGTCTAAACTTTAATATTAGTTCTATATCTTTGTTTGCGCCATTAGAAAATAAAGATATTTCTTACAGGACAGAAGCAGAATCTCAATCAAATACTGTAAAAGAAGATATAGAAGTTTTGCATAAGAATGGTATGCAACTTAATAAGGAAATTCAAGGGAAGTGGCAAGGGGGAATAAAATTAGACTCGAAGTTTAAAGGAAATCAAGAGATTCATTTTGTGCCTAAACAACAACCTGAGTCTGTAAAAATAGTGTCTGCTGAAGTACTACCAACAGGGACGAATATCACATTTGAACGTGATTCTTCTGGTGATGATGAAGAAATAAAACGTCAGATAAAAACAATTGATAGTGTAATTCTTATGGATGAAAAAGGGAAAACATATAAGTCAACGTTGAAGGGGTACTCAAGTGCTGGGGATAATGGGAAAACAATTAAAGTAAAAACGTTTGATGTTACTACTTTTGATAATGTGAATCATTTTAAAATATTATTAAAAGATGTTGATGGAAAAGATATTGTAATCGATTTAGCTCGTGAAGAGAAAAAATAA
- a CDS encoding lipoprotein BA_5634 family protein, translated as MKKRLGLLIVAGISITMLGACSLFGTKDSPANGLSIEVEQLNEQTRNSIIDSYKDITTSQDLYQLKEGTIDNNKLDIKLPTKFGDSMDTATSNLLFISRTTAEKMNKKGLIRERDNNEGLLSSVPLDSLPKIEKDETIIFANKEYKDLKELTFDEKKMNVQYKGDVWLSPYRGGSNVILLIVDDTLFKEINGKEKTRQILSFNKSFGNLNLVNQGKAPELSKEIDKVKTALGIENKRAVNFVNITEK; from the coding sequence TTGAAAAAAAGACTTGGATTATTAATAGTAGCTGGCATTTCGATTACCATGTTAGGAGCATGTTCATTATTTGGTACAAAAGACTCTCCAGCAAATGGGCTTTCAATAGAGGTAGAGCAGTTAAATGAACAAACAAGAAATTCTATAATTGACTCATACAAAGATATAACAACCTCACAAGACCTATATCAATTAAAAGAAGGGACTATAGATAATAATAAGCTTGACATAAAGCTACCGACTAAATTTGGGGATTCTATGGATACTGCTACTAGTAATTTACTATTTATTAGTAGAACAACTGCTGAAAAAATGAATAAAAAGGGACTTATTCGTGAAAGGGATAATAACGAGGGGCTCCTATCTTCAGTCCCTCTTGATTCGTTACCAAAAATAGAAAAAGATGAAACTATCATATTTGCAAATAAAGAATATAAAGACTTGAAAGAACTAACATTTGATGAGAAAAAAATGAATGTTCAATATAAAGGGGATGTATGGCTATCTCCATATCGTGGTGGATCCAACGTAATCCTATTAATTGTAGATGATACATTATTTAAAGAAATAAATGGGAAAGAAAAAACTAGACAGATTCTATCTTTTAATAAATCTTTTGGCAATCTTAATTTAGTCAATCAAGGGAAAGCACCAGAATTAAGTAAGGAAATAGATAAAGTAAAAACAGCTTTAGGCATAGAGAACAAAAGAGCTGTTAATTTTGTAAATATTACAGAAAAGTAA